The Methanomicrobiales archaeon HGW-Methanomicrobiales-1 genome includes a region encoding these proteins:
- a CDS encoding N-acetyltransferase: MNNSVPDKKDTQIAVLSISTERLELIPATLAILTGDLRDRTALSRLLDATIPASWPPPLMDKEVLTEFVRMRSENTDPLFTTWYWMLVDPVTGTRTLIGSGGIASTTTATDTVVMGYSVLDEFQNRGYATEAIRHLIPIIFSLPGIRKILATTYPDLKPSIRVLEKNGFVCTGVCHEGEGIEEGTVAFILERQDFHPLK, from the coding sequence ATGAATAATTCCGTGCCCGATAAAAAGGATACACAAATCGCTGTATTATCCATCAGTACCGAACGGCTGGAACTAATCCCTGCCACCCTGGCGATCCTGACTGGCGATCTCAGGGACAGAACCGCACTTTCACGGCTTCTTGATGCCACCATTCCCGCATCCTGGCCGCCACCCCTTATGGATAAAGAAGTGCTCACGGAGTTTGTCCGGATGAGATCAGAGAATACCGATCCCCTCTTTACCACGTGGTACTGGATGCTGGTGGATCCGGTTACAGGGACACGCACACTCATCGGGAGCGGGGGGATTGCTTCGACGACTACGGCAACGGATACCGTGGTCATGGGATATTCGGTGCTGGACGAATTCCAGAATCGGGGTTATGCGACCGAGGCGATACGGCATCTCATCCCGATCATATTTTCCCTGCCGGGCATCCGGAAGATTCTGGCCACAACATACCCGGACCTGAAGCCATCAATACGGGTGCTTGAGAAGAACGGGTTTGTATGCACCGGCGTGTGTCACGAAGGAGAGGGAATCGAAGAAGGGACCGTCGCATTTATTCTTGAGAGACAGGATTTTCATCCATTGAAATAA
- a CDS encoding cupin domain-containing protein has product MKITDVAKVQSGPNPHHVDARKIYDTDNAIAVVITLQPGEALKKHMTPVDVFFYVLEGTGIVEIGTEKETVTKDQLVESPARIPHLWRNESNAVFRVLVVKVPKPKEETKLL; this is encoded by the coding sequence ATGAAAATTACTGATGTAGCCAAGGTCCAGTCAGGACCAAACCCCCACCATGTAGATGCACGGAAAATTTACGATACCGATAATGCAATCGCAGTCGTAATCACCCTCCAGCCCGGCGAGGCGCTCAAAAAGCACATGACGCCGGTCGATGTCTTCTTCTACGTGCTGGAAGGCACCGGGATTGTTGAGATAGGAACCGAGAAAGAGACCGTGACAAAAGACCAGTTAGTCGAGAGCCCGGCCCGGATCCCGCACCTGTGGAGAAACGAGAGCAACGCGGTCTTCCGGGTGCTGGTTGTCAAAGTGCCAAAGCCTAAGGAAGAGACAAAACTGCTCTGA
- a CDS encoding peptidase codes for MSLVLLTAQFFPAGIGKSPAAQPVSPSPWIQPNLTAPDPREPVSSRYAPGEIAQRCDAALVSANATLDAIAATPPAGRTVDNTLLRFEDAMGDFSDATLPLSMMSYLYPDPAISAEGSACEEKTGIFMVNVYTRRDLYTAMQGLTPRNADEARLYNKTIQRFEKNGLRLPDDRLANVREMMANLSSLESRFTTNLNNDNTTLEFTPQDLSGVPVNILAGFKQTDRGTYIVTTKYPDYLAVILGAGREETRKRMYYAYNNRQSVENTRLLEEAIVLREEIAKELGYATWADYRIDGRMAGNKENVLAFLAALKEPLIQKNRQEMAELLAVKKKIDPSATTLEPWDIFWVDEKVRVEKYTLDDEKIRPYFPLDATLQGVFDQYSGLLGIRFVEVKDAKVWADGVKLYRIENATAGTTIAYLYVDLFPREGKYGGMMMSQLKVGRAGPDGSYSIPVSVLIGNVRAPVGDKPSLLSHDDVIELFHELGHGLHVSLTRAPYSTLSGFNVEWDFVETPSQALEEWAWQPQVLDAISGLYTDPAQKLPADIRTRMIEARDLDAGIYYARQLMFSNEDMAFHTATGPVDVTNISDAMYEEMMGIPPIAGGHEPATIGHFMGDYDAGYYGYLWSRVYALNVYARFRSDGLTNTTTGQDYRHWILEPGNMQDGDVLLRGFLGKEPGMDVFYERLHIPVPAK; via the coding sequence ATGTCCTTAGTCCTGCTCACTGCCCAGTTTTTTCCCGCGGGCATTGGCAAGTCACCAGCAGCCCAGCCGGTTTCCCCGTCACCCTGGATCCAACCGAACCTTACAGCACCTGATCCCCGGGAGCCGGTCAGTTCCCGGTATGCCCCGGGCGAGATTGCGCAGCGCTGCGATGCAGCGTTAGTATCTGCGAATGCAACGCTTGACGCGATTGCCGCAACTCCCCCGGCCGGCCGCACGGTGGACAATACCCTGCTCAGGTTCGAAGACGCCATGGGGGATTTTTCGGATGCAACCTTGCCCCTGTCGATGATGAGTTATCTCTATCCCGATCCCGCGATCTCGGCAGAAGGCTCGGCCTGCGAAGAAAAGACGGGGATCTTCATGGTCAATGTCTACACCCGCCGCGATCTCTATACGGCAATGCAAGGCCTGACTCCCCGCAATGCGGATGAAGCACGGTTATACAACAAGACGATACAGCGGTTCGAGAAAAACGGTCTCCGTCTGCCGGACGACCGGCTTGCAAACGTGCGGGAGATGATGGCAAACCTCTCCTCGCTTGAGAGCCGGTTCACAACCAATCTGAACAACGACAATACCACCCTTGAGTTTACCCCGCAGGATCTGTCGGGGGTACCGGTAAACATCCTTGCCGGTTTCAAACAGACTGACCGGGGAACGTATATTGTCACCACAAAATATCCGGATTATTTAGCCGTGATACTGGGTGCCGGCAGGGAGGAGACCCGGAAGCGGATGTATTACGCGTATAATAATCGCCAGTCCGTTGAGAACACCCGGCTGCTGGAAGAAGCCATTGTCCTGCGGGAAGAGATCGCAAAAGAACTCGGGTATGCGACATGGGCGGATTACCGTATTGACGGGCGGATGGCAGGAAATAAAGAAAATGTGCTTGCGTTCCTTGCCGCACTCAAAGAGCCCCTCATACAAAAAAACCGGCAGGAGATGGCAGAACTCCTTGCGGTAAAGAAAAAGATCGATCCTTCGGCCACCACTTTAGAGCCCTGGGACATTTTCTGGGTTGATGAAAAAGTCCGTGTTGAAAAATATACTCTTGATGACGAGAAAATCCGGCCGTATTTCCCGCTCGATGCAACCCTGCAGGGTGTTTTTGACCAGTACTCCGGTCTTCTCGGGATCCGGTTTGTCGAGGTGAAGGACGCAAAAGTCTGGGCAGATGGCGTCAAACTCTACCGGATCGAGAATGCAACTGCGGGAACTACGATTGCGTATCTCTATGTTGACCTCTTTCCCCGCGAGGGAAAATACGGTGGTATGATGATGTCCCAGTTGAAGGTCGGCCGGGCAGGACCTGATGGTTCGTACAGTATCCCGGTCTCGGTCCTCATCGGCAATGTGCGGGCACCGGTGGGGGACAAACCCTCGCTGCTCTCGCACGATGATGTTATCGAGCTCTTCCACGAACTCGGCCACGGCCTCCATGTGAGCCTGACCCGTGCACCGTATTCCACCCTGTCGGGCTTCAATGTTGAATGGGATTTTGTCGAGACCCCTTCGCAGGCGCTGGAAGAATGGGCATGGCAGCCGCAGGTGCTCGATGCGATCTCCGGCCTGTACACCGATCCTGCACAGAAACTTCCTGCTGATATCCGCACCCGGATGATCGAGGCCCGCGATCTGGATGCGGGGATCTACTATGCCCGCCAGCTCATGTTCTCCAATGAGGATATGGCATTCCATACCGCCACCGGTCCGGTGGATGTCACCAACATCTCTGATGCAATGTACGAAGAGATGATGGGGATCCCTCCGATCGCTGGTGGCCATGAACCGGCAACCATCGGCCATTTCATGGGGGATTACGATGCCGGTTACTATGGTTACCTCTGGTCGAGAGTGTACGCCCTGAATGTCTATGCCCGTTTCAGGAGCGACGGCCTGACCAACACGACGACCGGCCAGGATTACCGTCACTGGATTCTTGAGCCGGGGAACATGCAGGACGGCGATGTGCTGCTCCGGGGATTCTTAGGAAAAGAGCCCGGCATGGATGTGTTCTACGAACGCCTGCACATCCCGGTTCCGGCCAAATAA
- the rbcL gene encoding type III ribulose-bisphosphate carboxylase has product MAIDWYKEFVNLGYTPAKDELICLFYFEPAAGISHEEAAGRIASESSTGTWTTLFTMPPRMKKLQATVFEIEGNYTKIAYPLALWEEGNAVQLLSGIAGNIFGMKALKNLRLIDVSFPAAYIKNFKGPHFGNDGIRKMMKVYDRPLTGAVPKPKIGFSAQEHADIAYETWMGGFDFVKDDENLTSTSFNRFEERVKFMTKLRDKAMKETGEEKSAYLNISADVETMKKRAQLLADNGWNFAMIDVVVAGTASVMTMRDYCSDLGLGIHAHRAMHATFDRNKKHGLTMLFLAKLMRLIGVSQIHTGTAVGKLVGTKKEAMLLADVLRERKTHGVEHMALDQDWGSIKNAFPVSSGGLHPGLVPEVLDIYGCELVLLVSGGIHGHPKGTRAGAKATMQAIEAWQEGVTLDEKAKKAKELAEALKKWGYYKPK; this is encoded by the coding sequence ATGGCAATCGACTGGTACAAGGAATTTGTAAACCTCGGGTATACACCCGCAAAGGATGAACTCATCTGCCTCTTTTATTTCGAACCGGCAGCAGGCATCAGCCACGAAGAAGCAGCCGGGCGGATCGCGTCCGAGAGTTCAACGGGAACATGGACAACGCTATTTACCATGCCCCCCCGTATGAAGAAATTACAGGCAACCGTCTTTGAGATCGAAGGGAACTACACGAAGATCGCATACCCGCTCGCACTCTGGGAAGAGGGCAATGCGGTGCAGCTGCTCAGCGGGATTGCCGGCAACATCTTCGGGATGAAGGCGCTCAAAAATCTCCGGCTGATCGATGTCTCGTTCCCGGCCGCATACATCAAAAATTTCAAGGGACCGCACTTCGGCAACGACGGCATCCGCAAGATGATGAAGGTATATGATCGCCCTCTCACCGGTGCCGTGCCAAAGCCCAAGATCGGGTTCTCGGCACAGGAGCACGCCGATATCGCGTACGAGACCTGGATGGGCGGGTTTGATTTCGTCAAAGACGACGAGAACCTGACCTCGACCTCGTTCAACCGCTTTGAGGAACGCGTAAAGTTCATGACCAAACTGCGGGACAAGGCAATGAAGGAAACCGGTGAAGAGAAATCCGCGTATCTCAATATTTCCGCCGATGTCGAGACCATGAAGAAGCGGGCGCAGTTACTGGCCGACAATGGCTGGAACTTTGCGATGATCGATGTGGTTGTCGCAGGCACGGCAAGCGTCATGACGATGCGGGACTACTGCTCCGATCTCGGGCTGGGCATTCACGCCCACCGGGCCATGCACGCAACCTTTGACCGGAACAAAAAGCACGGCCTCACGATGCTGTTCCTGGCAAAACTCATGCGGCTCATCGGCGTCAGTCAGATCCACACCGGCACCGCGGTGGGAAAACTCGTTGGCACGAAAAAAGAAGCCATGCTGCTTGCCGATGTGCTGCGGGAGAGAAAGACCCACGGGGTTGAACATATGGCACTCGACCAGGACTGGGGCTCAATCAAAAACGCATTCCCGGTCTCATCGGGGGGACTGCACCCCGGGCTTGTTCCCGAAGTGCTGGACATCTACGGCTGCGAACTCGTGCTGCTCGTGAGCGGGGGCATCCACGGCCACCCGAAGGGCACCCGGGCGGGGGCAAAGGCAACCATGCAGGCGATTGAGGCATGGCAGGAAGGCGTCACGCTCGATGAGAAGGCCAAGAAGGCAAAGGAACTGGCCGAAGCCCTGAAGAAGTGGGGATATTACAAGCCCAAGTAA
- a CDS encoding site-specific DNA-methyltransferase — MVKKSGPDLRSVTLPAGTFYNGDCISGAARYIPDNSVDLIITDPPYGINGDTLHKHYNRNEKFVVDGYVEIPLEEYGRFSRKWIAQAERVLCPGGSLYIVSGYTNLYHILDALRKTGLKEVNHIIWKYPFGVFTWRKFVSSHYHILFYEKPGGRRTFNLESRYGLGEKNGGGGSLNNTDREDVWQINREYKPGMVKNKNELPPELLTKMIQYSSNEGDLVCDFFLGGFSTVKAAIGLNRRATGFEISPAIFDTRIKEIEALQPGYLLALMREPAVQPRKNRRKAWTDKDIRYLTKEFRKRRARGETKKAIIAALGETLGRGRWAIEKALKKYEIPGKPESRNKNG; from the coding sequence ATGGTAAAAAAGTCCGGGCCTGATCTGCGTTCTGTCACGCTCCCTGCTGGCACGTTTTACAACGGCGACTGCATCAGCGGAGCCGCCCGGTACATCCCTGACAATTCCGTAGACCTCATCATCACCGATCCCCCGTATGGCATCAACGGCGATACGCTCCACAAGCACTACAACCGCAACGAGAAATTCGTTGTCGACGGTTACGTTGAGATTCCACTGGAGGAGTACGGCAGGTTCTCCCGGAAATGGATCGCCCAGGCTGAACGGGTGCTGTGCCCTGGCGGCTCGCTCTACATTGTCTCGGGATACACGAATCTCTACCACATTCTCGATGCCCTGCGAAAGACCGGCCTCAAAGAGGTCAACCATATCATCTGGAAATATCCCTTCGGCGTCTTTACTTGGAGGAAATTCGTATCAAGCCATTACCATATCCTCTTCTATGAAAAACCCGGCGGCAGGAGGACGTTCAATCTCGAATCCCGGTACGGCCTTGGCGAGAAGAACGGGGGCGGGGGCTCGCTCAATAATACCGATCGCGAGGATGTCTGGCAGATCAACCGCGAGTACAAGCCCGGCATGGTAAAGAACAAGAACGAGCTCCCTCCCGAACTGCTGACCAAAATGATCCAGTACAGCAGCAACGAAGGAGACCTTGTCTGCGACTTTTTCTTAGGGGGTTTTTCCACTGTCAAAGCCGCCATCGGGCTTAACCGCCGGGCAACCGGTTTTGAGATCTCACCGGCGATCTTTGATACCCGGATTAAGGAGATTGAGGCGCTGCAACCCGGTTATCTCTTAGCCCTGATGCGGGAACCGGCTGTCCAGCCACGGAAAAACCGGAGGAAAGCCTGGACTGACAAAGATATCCGGTATCTCACGAAGGAGTTCAGGAAACGCCGGGCCCGGGGCGAGACCAAAAAAGCGATTATTGCTGCGCTGGGAGAGACACTCGGGCGCGGGCGCTGGGCGATTGAAAAGGCGCTGAAGAAATATGAGATCCCGGGGAAGCCGGAATCTCGTAATAAAAACGGGTGA